A window from Marinagarivorans cellulosilyticus encodes these proteins:
- a CDS encoding EAL domain-containing protein, with protein sequence MTQPPQKHHILPSLADKYICLAKDEMLWQTNLKRAMGIVAKHSQQAVDVARCGIWLYSNPQATEKTLNCQAFACDGPDTNTDELSIHAADYPPYFAALEDNRVICAHNARTDPRTACFADTYLEPFDITSLLDATLHHEGAASGVICFEHIKTMRQWNEEEINFATSVADLLSQLIMYYSLRNSEMRYRTVFDSTGDALVIVRNNVVCDCNAAALKLFRCNRQQFIGHPVDKLWPLSEQNPSETYTRFEWLQTRWDNTQFYTDVTLTRAKLEQEEHLIVSVRDISGKRQASDQLKALNSLHLAIFDGTNYSIIATDLHGIIHTFNRAAEQSLRYSAEEVINKQTPLIFHTPKELTWRAETLTRELGYELLPNFEVLVAKARLGQIEEYEWQYQRKDGTELPVSLAVAPLRDTQQNISGFLFMAADITERKRANEQLIDSKREMERRANHDGLTGLPNRSRLHDVAAIAIHNAHKSGNKVALMLLDLNRFKDINDTLGHSIGDQILKEIAKRLQPMLVRHGAYLYRLGGDEFAILIAKIQEGDEAISLASFIDASLRKPIVSDGISLEIGGSIGIAVYPDHGENSHALLRCADVAMYSAKSSAQPLAFYDAAQDAHSPRRLMLMAELGNAIRQNELVLHYQPKVDLKTGHCVGCEALIRWQHPKLGQVPPFEFIPMAEMTEIIKPLSEWVLVKALEQTKEWHRKGIPMKVSINLSARNLVDYDFPLLVERHLKNNDFPAQSLEVEITESALISDPERSLQIIKRIHDLGVRFAIDDFGTGYSSMAYLKRLPLSTLKIDRTFVSDMLNDEQDEMIIKSTIGLAHSFGLNVVAEGVEDEETMQHLAHLNCEIAQGFYIAKPLPAATFEQWYIQHNKR encoded by the coding sequence ATGACGCAACCACCCCAAAAACATCACATCCTGCCCAGCCTTGCGGATAAGTACATTTGCTTAGCAAAAGATGAGATGCTTTGGCAAACCAATCTTAAACGCGCCATGGGTATTGTTGCCAAACATAGCCAGCAAGCTGTTGACGTAGCAAGGTGCGGAATTTGGCTTTACAGCAATCCTCAAGCAACCGAAAAAACGCTTAACTGCCAAGCATTCGCTTGCGACGGGCCAGATACCAACACCGACGAGCTAAGCATTCACGCCGCGGACTACCCCCCCTATTTTGCAGCCCTTGAAGATAACCGCGTTATCTGTGCACACAATGCCAGAACAGATCCTCGCACAGCGTGTTTCGCCGACACCTACCTAGAACCATTCGATATTACCTCACTGCTCGACGCCACCCTTCACCACGAAGGCGCAGCTTCCGGCGTTATTTGTTTTGAGCACATCAAAACCATGCGCCAGTGGAATGAAGAAGAAATTAACTTCGCCACATCCGTTGCCGACTTGCTTTCGCAGCTCATAATGTATTACTCACTGCGCAACAGTGAGATGCGATACCGCACAGTATTCGACAGCACAGGCGATGCCCTAGTCATTGTGCGTAACAATGTGGTTTGCGATTGCAATGCAGCAGCGTTGAAGCTGTTTCGTTGTAACCGCCAGCAATTTATTGGGCATCCCGTCGATAAACTATGGCCACTGTCTGAACAAAACCCCAGCGAAACCTATACCCGCTTTGAATGGCTACAAACACGCTGGGACAATACACAGTTTTATACAGACGTTACACTAACCCGCGCAAAACTAGAGCAAGAAGAACACCTTATTGTTTCTGTGCGCGACATCTCCGGCAAGCGGCAAGCGTCAGACCAACTTAAAGCCTTAAACTCGCTACATTTAGCCATTTTTGACGGCACCAATTACTCCATCATAGCGACCGACCTGCACGGCATCATCCACACGTTTAATCGCGCAGCTGAGCAAAGCCTGCGCTATAGCGCCGAAGAGGTTATCAATAAACAAACGCCGCTTATTTTTCACACTCCAAAAGAACTCACTTGGCGAGCAGAAACCCTAACCCGCGAGCTGGGCTACGAGCTTTTACCTAATTTTGAAGTACTTGTCGCCAAGGCAAGGCTAGGCCAAATTGAAGAGTACGAATGGCAATATCAACGCAAAGACGGCACCGAACTGCCAGTATCACTCGCGGTCGCCCCACTAAGAGACACCCAGCAAAATATTAGCGGTTTTTTATTTATGGCCGCCGATATCACAGAGCGCAAGCGCGCCAACGAACAGCTAATAGATTCTAAACGGGAAATGGAAAGGCGCGCCAACCACGACGGTTTAACAGGCCTCCCCAACCGATCACGCCTACACGACGTAGCCGCCATAGCCATTCATAACGCACACAAAAGCGGCAATAAAGTAGCCCTGATGCTACTAGACCTTAACCGCTTTAAAGATATTAACGATACATTAGGGCACTCCATTGGCGATCAAATCCTAAAAGAAATCGCCAAGCGCTTGCAGCCGATGCTAGTGCGCCATGGTGCATATTTGTACCGGCTAGGTGGCGATGAATTCGCCATATTAATCGCCAAAATCCAAGAGGGCGACGAGGCTATTTCCCTCGCGAGTTTTATTGATGCCTCGCTGCGCAAACCTATTGTATCGGACGGCATTTCATTAGAAATAGGCGGCAGCATTGGCATCGCCGTTTACCCAGACCACGGCGAAAATAGTCACGCTTTACTACGCTGTGCCGATGTCGCCATGTATAGCGCAAAATCTAGCGCGCAGCCTTTAGCTTTTTACGATGCCGCCCAAGATGCCCACAGCCCTCGCCGCTTGATGCTAATGGCAGAGCTTGGCAATGCCATCCGCCAAAACGAGCTTGTTTTACACTACCAACCCAAAGTCGATCTCAAAACAGGGCACTGCGTCGGCTGCGAAGCACTCATTCGCTGGCAGCACCCCAAGCTTGGCCAAGTCCCCCCTTTTGAGTTTATCCCCATGGCCGAAATGACCGAGATCATTAAGCCTTTGAGCGAATGGGTTTTGGTAAAAGCCCTAGAACAAACCAAAGAGTGGCACCGCAAAGGGATTCCCATGAAGGTGTCCATTAATCTATCGGCCCGTAACTTGGTTGATTACGACTTTCCACTACTGGTTGAGCGGCACCTAAAAAACAATGACTTTCCAGCGCAATCGCTGGAGGTTGAGATCACCGAAAGCGCACTTATCAGCGACCCCGAACGCAGCCTGCAAATCATAAAACGCATTCACGATTTAGGCGTGCGCTTTGCTATTGATGACTTTGGTACCGGTTACTCATCCATGGCTTACCTTAAGCGTTTACCCTTAAGCACACTCAAAATTGACCGCACTTTTGTCTCGGATATGCTCAACGACGAGCAAGACGAGATGATCATCAAGTCCACCATTGGCCTAGCCCATAGCTTTGGTTTAAATGTTGTTGCAGAAGGGGTGGAAGACGAAGAAACCATGCAGCACCTGGCACATTTAAACTGCGAAATTGCACAGGGGTTTTATATTGCCAAGCCACTACCAGCCGCAACGTTTGAGCAATGGTACATTCAGCACAATAAGCGCTAA
- a CDS encoding DUF2788 domain-containing protein translates to MNIEAFEKWSMILGITALIGFMGFIMWDLAKQSKAGRFGTIMIFVVLGLGLLGFIIKTVVVSVLEQ, encoded by the coding sequence ATGAATATCGAAGCATTTGAAAAGTGGTCTATGATTTTAGGCATTACAGCACTAATAGGCTTTATGGGATTTATTATGTGGGACCTCGCCAAGCAATCAAAAGCAGGCCGCTTTGGAACAATCATGATATTTGTCGTACTTGGGCTTGGCCTGCTTGGCTTTATTATTAAAACCGTTGTTGTTTCTGTGTTGGAGCAATAA
- the rpsT gene encoding 30S ribosomal protein S20 yields MANSPQARKRARQNDKARAHNASLRSMARTYIKKVISAIDAGDAQAAQAALNAAVPVIDRIADKGIIHKNKAARHKSRLNAKVKALAAA; encoded by the coding sequence GTGGCCAATTCACCTCAAGCACGCAAGCGCGCTCGTCAAAACGACAAAGCACGCGCACACAACGCCAGCCTACGCTCAATGGCTCGCACTTATATTAAAAAAGTAATTTCTGCGATTGATGCGGGCGATGCACAAGCAGCGCAAGCAGCACTTAACGCAGCAGTGCCAGTTATTGACCGCATTGCAGACAAAGGCATTATCCATAAGAATAAAGCTGCTCGTCACAAGAGCCGTTTGAACGCTAAGGTAAAAGCTTTAGCGGCCGCTTAA
- a CDS encoding sugar nucleotide-binding protein, whose protein sequence is MSESPAFYETLEAAFEALAFSLRAATPDFLTLTADNMVTYLEGERINVVINANTEPSCAEGLQRLVKLCGEKDLPLIHLSSYRVFGAAQSDLSESLSPEPDDALGEALLTAEKTVLGLEHAIVLRMPWTLTSCSHAPTDEGLLGRICFALLNNPVLNVSEVASGALISWPEIAKTIVAMVQQILCGAENWGVFHVHTSDNCSEAEFADAVARLLRGEGLCVSELAITKEPWPCSVERPALLLGRRCTDNFGVQQRSFRVGLKGSVQRWITENGYRPAPV, encoded by the coding sequence GTGTCTGAATCGCCTGCATTTTATGAGACCTTAGAGGCAGCCTTTGAGGCGCTTGCCTTTTCGCTACGGGCGGCTACGCCAGACTTTCTGACGCTGACGGCAGATAATATGGTGACTTACCTTGAGGGTGAGCGAATCAACGTTGTCATTAATGCTAATACCGAACCTAGCTGTGCTGAGGGTTTACAGCGCTTGGTAAAGCTTTGTGGCGAAAAAGACTTACCGTTAATTCATTTATCTTCCTATCGTGTTTTTGGTGCTGCGCAAAGTGATCTGTCGGAAAGCTTATCTCCTGAGCCTGATGATGCCTTGGGTGAAGCCCTTCTGACGGCTGAAAAAACCGTTTTAGGCTTGGAGCATGCCATTGTATTGCGCATGCCTTGGACGCTGACGTCCTGCTCGCATGCGCCGACAGATGAAGGTCTATTGGGGCGTATTTGCTTTGCTTTGTTAAATAATCCTGTTTTAAATGTATCTGAAGTTGCTTCTGGGGCGCTGATTTCTTGGCCTGAAATCGCTAAAACCATTGTGGCTATGGTTCAGCAAATATTGTGTGGCGCGGAAAACTGGGGAGTATTCCATGTACACACTAGTGATAATTGTAGTGAGGCCGAGTTTGCTGATGCGGTTGCGCGCTTGTTGCGTGGTGAGGGCTTGTGTGTATCGGAGCTAGCCATTACCAAAGAGCCTTGGCCGTGTTCGGTGGAGCGCCCTGCTTTGCTATTGGGGCGGCGCTGTACCGATAATTTTGGTGTGCAGCAGCGCAGCTTTCGGGTAGGGCTAAAGGGGAGTGTGCAGCGCTGGATTACTGAAAATGGTTACAGGCCTGCTCCCGTTTAA